The Vanacampus margaritifer isolate UIUO_Vmar chromosome 20, RoL_Vmar_1.0, whole genome shotgun sequence genome contains the following window.
TAAGTGTAGTGCCGCAATCTATTGTAATTTGTAAGAGATGCAGTGTCATTAATAGCAAGAAATGGCAGGAAAAGTAGCAGAGTGAATTCTGTCTGTGAATCATTTTGTACTGTATGGTTGGGTTGAACTTTGCGGTGTTTCAAGTCAGGATGTTTAGTTCATTTctgctgaatgcagaaaatgtgATCTTGGATCAGCCTTCTGCACGTCCACAATATgcgcacatgatgtcacatctgcagaaattcaaacccgaatacagtctgaaaactattggctttAGCTTCaagtgctaactagctagctccttagctagcttCCATGATGCccgttaaagccaaactgtggcagggtatttactttctggacctggatttgctgcCTCtgttggccagaggcttgcaggagtacccatcgTGAACAGCGAAGGTGTTTATCTACTAATTAGGAGGTGTTTCAgccataaatggtcaaataaaaaagctagcgtaaagatatttttgttcaaaaaataaaaatctgtcgTCGAGTAAGTCCTCCTCGGCTGTAGTTGGCGCAATGCTGCGTCAGTTTGATACAttggcaaaatgtttttttttttgctttggttgaaccttttggtgtttaaatatttCATTCTCTTTTGTTTGATGCGTTAACTTAACAGTAACCTTAAAGTAGGTGTGACagacagcttgaagcaagcatgCTTATTTGGCGAACCATGCCAGCGAGATCTCTCGCAGGATTTGTTTGACACCAGATACTTTTCCTGACACAACTATCCAGTTGCTTATCAGTTGGTGCTGCATATTGCGGCACCGACCGGGAATTGTTGACCGGGGTTTGCCTAAAAGGCAGGTTTGGTCTCACCTGTCAAGCCACGCGAGCAGGCTCTTGGCGGCGGTGATGAGGTCTACCACGGAGGTGAGCAGGTCATTGGGGAGACGCCGCGATGTCCTGCTCTCCGATTGGCTGCTGCGGCGGCGGCCCGAAATGAAGTTTTGCAGGTTTTTAGCCGAGGCGCCCAGCTTGTGGGCCAGCGTCCTGACGCTTTCCGTCTCCAGGCCAGAGTTCTGCGCAATGCACAAAGGTGGCTGATATTGAAATGAAACAGTTCCCTGGCAAATGGGGAGttccgttttttttgttaccaagaCAAAAGAGGGCGCAGCCTCTACACcacttaaaattatttaaaaaaaatcaatgcgtCCCTAAAGTGTTTCTGCACCTGCGTTGGCCACCTTACCAGTGCGCAGAGCAGGTCGACGGCCTCCAATATGAGCTCCTGGTGTCCGATGCGGGACACTCCAAGGTCCTCCAACTCGGCGTGGCTGATTCTGAGTAGCCTCTCGCCGCACACGCCGCCacgctcaaacacacacacgtactgCTGCAGGCAGTCATCCAGGCCTGCCACACACGCATTGCAAGGCAAGGACATAAACACTGcatcaaatgtaaaaatgcaaatgcaCTGTGCTGCTTTCTGATGTGTCTGCTTTTTACAACCAGACAGTCATGAGATACGATTCATTTACACATCACAACTCCTCTCAGCTCAACACTACGGCACTAATAGTAGTCGTtctatgcagaggataaagGATATATGGCTGACTATTGGTTTATTTTCTTACGCCTTGTGTTGTTGTATAATGTGTCCAATCTGTGGCTTATAGACTCAGCATTAGCATGTAGCTAGCAGCCTGAAAGGCTAAGCTATGTGTTTGGTCATATTTCCAGTCAAAGCAAATAACGGCCATAACACAACAAAGGTCAAGCGGCAGTTTGTTGCAAGACTTTTGCCAACTTGATGTTTTCttccgtgtgtgtttgtgcagttgtTAATGCAGAGAGAGAAACTTTGCTCACAGAGCTGCTGTGCCGAAACAATGAATGTGTCCAGCCTCTGACCTCCCAACAAACACGCCTGTTGGAGGGCAAGtacgcaacacacacacacacacacacacacacttctctgAAGGAGCAAGCATTGATTTCCCCTGCTGCCCTAAGCCCGAGCTCCATAACGCACTCATCTGTCAAAGTCCCTCCAGGCCAGATGCAAACACGAGGAAGGAAAATTCTAAAAGCAGCTGTTAaattgcaaacacacacacacacaataatacaCACTCCCTTGTGGATGTCCCATTCTACAAATGAAATCACAAACGCCGTACAGTGTTCCCCATTCATCAAGAATTCACAGCAATATATAGagaccgttaaaaaaaaaaaaaaagttactttttaataCTGTTCCGTTCTAATTTGGCCTGTTTTGATTTTACCGCAATAAAAACAGCGTAATGTCATTCTGATTTCGATGTTCACACCAACAGGTCCATGTTTCCGTGCAAATGtgttgggacacttaaaaacaATGGTCCCAGcagggtactagttagccccaagggcAACATAGGTTGCCCACAAATCTTTTCTAtgaatagctcaccagtgatgggacactgtgatttattaaaaagtaaaacagatgaagaatattgcaaaaaaatattatataaatggTACATTTCTTCTGTTCCAAATTgtctatattttgtttcaaaataaaatagattcatgggggaaaatgctgtttttatttacccacatttttccaaaaatgatatttttaagctgtaattttaatactgtgaTATTTTTGCAGCAATCATACTGTCAATTGAATATTGGTTCAGGCCTAATTATACGAGCAAATAAAAGAAAGTGATGTATTTGACTTTTGCTGCAACTTAAACTAGAATTATTTCTAAaaggttttttgtttacatttgtgtgtgtttttaactgTGTGGTCAAATGTCAAAACGTGTCAGATTCAACCTGAACACTATGTAAGGGTTATGCAAAGTAgcttgtgccccccccccagcccctcTCAGCTATTTTTTATGCACTCCCAGCGAGTGTTAATCGCGCCTCCCAGTAGACATGAAGCCGCTTAAAACAATGTTGGCTCTCACGGGCTGCAGAGTGTTACTCCGCTGCTGAAAGAGGCTCGCGAGCAGAAGGAGGAGTCGGCGGGGGGGGTCGGCAGATGCACTCTGCGGCCGTAATCGCCGTCGGTTATTGCTGGCGGAGCGTAGAGGCGCCGATGCCCGTGAATAAGGACGAGGCAAATTGTGAGTGGCGGCGTTGTGCGCGCTCGCGCCCGCGCTGGGAGTGGAACGCACGTTTTAACATACAGTGGCAGCTCGCTCTGCAATCACACTAAAGGTCCGAGTCCACGTTTGCCTTCTGCGTTCATTCAAAGGTTACCATCACTTCTCAGTCAGCTTTTTTGGGAGTTTAGCAGGAAAATCAAGCAGAAATGCATGAGCACGGGTTCACTTTTCGTTCTTTGGCTCTGCTTGAAATGGGCCAATTGGGTTTTTTGTAGGGTTGCACAATTTCCATGGGAATTGACTGCAGTTATTGGGACGAGGAAAGGAGTTAACAAAATTGAAGGTTGGCTCTTAATCAGGTTACAGTACTTTGACCCAAGGTTGGATTGGAAGCTGGTCGCCATTTTGGACACcgttttgaaaagaaaatgtgatgtAACATTCTTAGAAAACGTAATGAAAACTTCTCAGCACTCGGATTGTGTAGTTCAACTCCTAGTCAGGGAGGAAAGTAAGGTCCAGTTGGGGAGCCTTATACAATTCTTAGCCACTGCTGGTCCTCAGCAAAGGTAAAAATCCGTTGGCTGTTTCAGGATGTCAATGTTgctaattgtattatttttaaccacatCAATACTGATAACTTTGTAAGCCTTTTCTTGCCCAGTATTGACCTGTTCCCTTTTGTACACAGTGTTGGGTTAGATatttaacccaatttgggttactttttaacccaactgttttaagcATTGAATTACTCTCCGGTTCATTCCCACGAAAAGTTTCCAAAAAGTTTCTCCCCTCCAGCTCCAGGTGTCGGTAGAATTCAGTCCGGcacaaagtttttgttttgggcAAGTCAAGCCCCGTTAATAACGTTTTCTTACCATGATCTTCCTAAAGACAGAAGCCCGTGCATGCCTTCATGTAGTACCGCATCATGCCACACAACATGCTGAGCAGCACTCGCCTCCATTGGAAGGGAAGTTGCATAATTAAGTGCAACTACTGTAAGCTGATGAagtgtcgtcgtcgtcgtgtcATTTTGTATGcgctgtttgtatgtgttgctgctccgtGTGTGTGTCGCCAGAGTTTCAATGCAATTTAGATGAAAGTTTAATGTTTGCGCACGGAACACAAAAGCGCGCGCATGTGCTGAAGTGcgagcgggaaaaaaaaaaagcatgattcATACATAGCTGACTCACGCACTTGACTCCCACAGATGCACACTTTTCACAAGAGCAGGCCGGCCAAACtcccacgcacacacgcacaccctcCAATGGTCcgtcgcgcacacacacacgcacaccctcCAATGGTCCGtcacgtgcgcgcgcgcgcgcacacacacacacacacacacacacacacacacacacgagttcCTGCAGTGACTCCTTGAATGTTGAAGAGGTAGACAACAACAGATGTGGCCTTGCTATTCTGGTTATGTTGTCATGTGTTTTGCAGGTTGCCAGTTTAAATCCCGAGTGCCAAGTGACGGGTTTTTGGATTATTTGTACAAAACTCTTCCCTAGTTTGCATGGCAATGGTACGAGTAAGTTTTTTAACCAATATTTGCAAGGGCGCAGGCCCTGTttgaatacagaaaaaaaaaatgccacctAAAATCGGCCGAACAGTCACatgcaaatgcaaaatgaaaacactcgtGAGGAACGTTAACATTGAACAGCCAACAGAACTTGAATCCATTTCCTGACATCACTCActtggccacgccccttaaaaaTCACACAGACACGCAAGGCTATGACTTCATTCGAGGAAGGTTTGAAGTCTTGATTTCTTCTCGGATTGTCCAACTTGCGACTGCAAAGCGTTCGCGGCAAATCTAagcaacaaagatggctgattccaatAAATTGTTGTTCTGATTAACTCACGTGTTACTTGAATCTAACTATATCaaagtaacaataaataaagatcTGTTTATAATCTTGGTTTGCCATTCAGTCGGTCTCGTCATGGCATTTGCTATTGTCGAGTGATGTCAGATTCAAGTAAACGGACTGCTTTTAAATAGCGCTTTATCGACACCATACGGTGCTCGAAAAGTCCGACTTGCCACGTCCCTCGAATGCGgcatgagtcccgactaaatgaagctcctccctcACTTCAGCATACCTTTTTGGCTTCAAAATGGTGCTTTGCCGCTGTGTCGTGACAAAAACAGATGCAGGTGAATTTTCAGCAAATAACCGAGGATAGGTTGCCGGCAATTTGTGACAGTCGTTTATTTTGTGAGCATTTTCAGCCATGTCGCATCACATCCTGAATTGCAATGGGGACGTAATCGCCAAATCAACAAAGCCCGAACCCTTTGGCCCCCCGATGCCCCTGGCATATGTTGCCCGTTatcacacacacaggcacacgtAAAGTGTGTATCGTGTTTCCCAGTGTTGCCAGACGCACCCGAGAGGCCCAACGTGGATCAAATAGTACATGAGGGCACGGCACACGCGTGTTCTCCGGCATGTCGTAGTATGCGCAAAGCTTTGCAGTGCGCCGGCGtccttgtgttgtgttgtgttgtgttgtgttgtgttgtgttgtgttgaggGCGGGTGGGCAGCCGTCGGCCTTGTCAGCTGTTGAGCACAGACGCTCTGAGACCAACAACTCGCCTCCGCCCACCTAccaagcacacgcacacaaataaacacacgCCATATGCACATGACCAAGCGCTAACCTCGCGCAAAAAGTGACAATCTCCATCACGATTCCTGTTTGCGCGTCACGGAATGACACATCCTTGGCCTGATTTTCAGACGACGAAACATCAATAGTCAACCTCGTTAGTCATTTGATTACCATTCATTTTATGTAGGtcagtttttgtcaaaatgggATGCTCGGGCTTGGCTAAATAATTGCCAATAAATGTAGCTTGTGCgtatcattttaactcattcactgccattgacggctattgatgtcaaaaattcatttgaacaatttttattagattcaattttgttcccacttttgttaacaagagtatgaaaacctagaatttttttattgtactgtacatttagaacaaatttatgattaatcgtgagttaactattaaagtcatgcaattaattacaattaaaaaatgtaaccgcctgaggcgatttaaaaaaaaaaagaaaagattattagaaattaggagcgtcagccgataattttttttaaatcgcaattaattgcatgacttcatgagttaactcacaattaatatatttttttatatccgttctaaatgtacaagttttcatactcttaacaaaagtgggaaaaaactaataaatatagttcaaatgaatttttgacgtcaacaaccgtcaatggcagtgaatgagttaatgcttaaTATGTACATAACATAACCAAATTAGTCCTGCCTGCCTTAGCCCTCCGACATGCCTGCATCAATAAAAATGAAGGGAGTATTACAGGAATAAAGTTTATTGTAAGAGCAAAAGGAGTTCCTTTTAAGTACATatggttcctttttttttttttttaaagactattTTCCAGATTAAACAGAATCTTACAAGGATATAGATGACTTTTGCCCTAGTTAAACtgattttaataatatattaagaCTTAACTACTAATTGATTGTCATAACATGACAACTTTTTTCCTCgaaatgtacatttttgacAAGGGATCAATTTCATGTAATACTCTTTGTTTGGAAAAAGGCATTTACTGGCTTACTGGCACTTGAGTGGATAAAATCGATCTCATGATTGTGATTTTAAGAAGTTGGCATCCCATCTATTGATCTTGGAGATTACGTTTGAATTGAGGACATGGAGCTCTGCCCGCGCTGAATGACCGTAGTATTAGAAATAGAAGATCGAGAAAGCAAACAAACTGTTGAATCTAGATGAATGTTTGTTGGAAATGTCGTAAAAGAagctctctctatatatatctatttatttattttttaaattatgtgtcCAACCTGCACTACTATCAAACAAAGCCTGAGGGTTAACATTCAGAGAGCTCCTAATCCAATCTGTATCATCATTCAATTCTTTGTCCCTTCCAGTATGTTGTGTTCATCCGTCCAAATCGTTGTCATTGTTCTCGGCTGTCTGCAGCAACAGGTACACAAGCGAGAAGAtagtttttgcagtgttggCATGCCCGTGCGGGCGCAGGCGGCTGAATTATGCACGGCTGCAAGCTGTCATCTGCTGGCAAATGTGAGTCAAGAAAGATTTGTTCTCAGGGAAGCCACTaacgcaaaaaaacattttttgaaatcaAACGTTGTCAGGCTGTCAATCACTGCTGTCGTCATGACATCatcccatcatcatcatcatcatcatcatagtaGATGGATGCTAAGTAGTGAATATTGTGCAAGTAGGAAAGAATGTTACTGGAAATATTTATATTggatttatatattattatataactTATATTTATCTACTACAGTACATCCAATGCATCACATGCATGAAACATGTCTATGCAAATTATAGTAGTTGAGCTTCACATTGAAAATCGAGACAAATTAAAGACTTAATGCAAATGTGATACTTTGTCAAATTGGCAGATTCTGTATAACGATGGATAATAACGTCATATTGATCAACATTGATTGAGACCACTGCAAAATGATCTCTTTCTTTGATTTTGCTATTCCTACTTTTATGTTTTATCCTACCAACTACTGACAGCTTAGCTCCCAAATTGCAAATGTTGTCATTTCAAGCATTTGTTCACAGAAAATGGTCGGAATACGAAGGAAAGGTGCACATATGGTGACCTGACGTCAAGCATGATCGAATGTTGTCCTCACCCACCTTTCATCCAGTCCACCACCTGACTCGCCGTCCACTTGCTGACCGGCTCCATCACCAGCGCCATCGGGTAAACTTTGCGCCTTCACCtgcctctctctccccctcccccaaaaaagaaatctcccccctccctccttcaGGTAACTCCCCTCCACCTCCTCTGGCTCGGCTTAGCGCAACGGGGCGGCGTTGATCTGCGGACGTCCGGTGATGCTCCGGAACATTCCTCAGCTGGCTCGCCTCTCACATGAGTCTGTGCGCTCGCATTTCGCCTCCTCCAGCTCGGCTCCTGGCAACGGGAGACGGTGAGATGAGGCGTGTGTGTGGAGGTGTGTGCGCGTCCTGCCTGGCTGTGCAAGAGTgtcgcacacacgcgcgcgcgcacacacactctctctctctttctctgtgaTGAGGCGGTGCACGCGCCCCGTGGGTGGTTCCACACGCACGTACATTATGACTATGAGGCAACGTACCGTGGTCCGGATAGGATGGAGGGAAGATGTCATCCTCCAGAGGTactccgtgtgtgtgcgtgtgtgtgtggcagggaAACaccaccactttttttccccccttcagcTGGCTCGTGTGCGAAACGTAATGAATCCTCAGCtgacctcctcctccttctccctcATTGCTCTTTTCCCTCCTGGCTGCAGAGGAGAGTTGCTAAACTCCCACTTCCTCCGTTGGGGACTCCCGTCAAGGTATTTTTAAAGTCCCCTTTGATGCTTGTGATGCTTGCtaataatataaacaaaaaaaataaaataaaacaaaacaaaaacatggaagtGTACAAATGGACGGGCTTTAGGATTTTGGCCGATTTTGTAGCCAATCGACGCGTTAATAACGATCACCGATCCGATCACAAGCTGGACCAATCTATCCAATCTGttttaacaatttatttaatgtaCAGTCGCTGTAATTGACGCCCATTCAAATGCATTAGGAATATAACTCATACAgtgacagccattttcactgaagcaacccccttccctcccagctgttttactgtattttgactgattttgcaaggcccacagaatattgcgtttgatagctatcaaaacatggaaccgaccaaaataagattagtctcttctttcatcaggaaaaaaaagtatatttgtatctgtttccattttgcagcaattagcatcagaatatagctgagtttcatcatcattattcacaaatctgtttagaaatcagcttttttgtaacatggccctggttgatctcatactctgctgccacctgctggccgcttttttaattattaccattgcttcacccattctctgcagttcagaggctgcatcaaagccttctgtgtgctctagcataaataaaaaaaagtataaatacgttttggggagtgaaggaccaaaaaacgcatttatacgtttcaGGGTTTCAATAAgttaaaccattaaaaaaaatctctcaaaaaACGTTGCCAACTTTGCTGCTTTTTCTGAAGCATCCTGGGAAACAAGAACCTGGCAAGGTGGTAAGTTAAAGTGATACGTACACCTTAACTCAAAGACAAGCTTTGCATGTGGGGGAGGAGCCAAGTTTAGTTTGGGTTGTTGGCGTAAGCCATGGAGAGTCTTGGGTGCATGGACATAAGCACACTTTTTGTTGAATGGAGTTATGGTGTATATCATAAATACTTCAGGGCAGGTTAGAACTGAGACCCAAAATCTAAAAAGTGCACCGAGGGTGCACATCATTCGCACCACCCAAAGCTAATATTaaacatcaaaacaataaaagagtCAGTCTTGAGTGCAATTGGAAGTATTAACATTCTTAAGTGTGGCCAAAGTGGAACCCAAAACCATAAACGTGTCTCTGAACTTTGATCGGTGAATGATGTGCAGGTGTCCGGCGCCGACGGAGTCTTGGTGAATTTCAAGGGATTGCGTTGACTTCACGTGACTTCCTGTTTATTCTTGCTTCtcttttctccttcttcttcttttaacacTCTTTCTGTTCAAGTGTCACCAAATGGACTTGATCCTTTGAAGCTTCAAGTGAAGTGAAAGCAAATTATTCACTTGAAAAACAGCCGGATGCGAGTAAAAGGTACAcgcttcctttttcttttctttttttttcccagttgcTATGGAAACTAACATTGCGGAGAACAACATCTGCTATTTCCAAGAATGACTGGCAGGAAAAATGACAGAATGTGCAACAATGTACATTTCCACCTCAGTTTATGACTAACGGtgtttcaaaatttttttcATACGTAATATGAATTGTATGTTCAGCAATCTTAATACTTGAGTTGAGAAGAAAAGTCATGACATTAAATAGAATAACATTTTAATGATTGTGATGTTAATGCTACCAATATTGAAATGTCATTGCTTAAtcaaaaagttccaatatatagTGTTTAAATTGTCATTCTTTGGAGAGCCCAGAGCAGAAAGTCTCCGGAAATCCAAAGCGAAAGTAAACTTTCATTGCATTGTTGCTTCTTGTGACATGTGATCCGCTTCCAAGTGAAGAAAGCTCCCGGCCGCGCTCTCAATTCCTCCCTCGTGCCACGCAAAGCAGGAATCTCACAAAGAGAAAGGAAACTTTGTCGCTTTCTGTCAGAAAGTCCAAGAGCAGATGCTCGCACTCATCAGCTTCTCGGGACGCATGAAGAGCCGTGATGACGCCATCCAGGTCTTCCTCCGCTCCTTAATCCTTTTGGTGATATTCTTTGATTTGCAGATGATCActtttcaaactattttcaaAAGCTGTCACTCCCTGAATGGACTTAGTTTGTacttttggagcaaagatgaaGATGGACGTTGAAAGGTTTAGAAATGGACCATCCTGGTGGTTTAGCTTTTGTTCTGTTTTCTGTCTGGCAATGAACTCTTGCACTGGGTACGTACTGAAGGACTGTCGAATAAGCAACGGCAACGCCATTTGTTCGGCCAGCAAACTACAAGCCGTCCCTCGTTATTTGCCGGCATGGGTCAAAACCTTTGACTTGGGTGTGAACAAAATATCCAAGATCCGAGCAGGGGATTTCATCAATCACATGGTCCTGACTGAGTTAGACCTGAAGCGCAACAACATTTCACAGATTGAAAAAGGTGCCTTTGCCAGCCTGAGCTCGCTCCGAAAGTTGAATCTCAACAATAACCGGCTGACTCAACTGGCAGATATTTTTGACGGTTTGAGCAACCTGACTGAGCTGAGACTAACGAGCAACGTCATAGCAACTGTGGCCCCTTCGTCCTTTAAGCCGCTGACAAATTTGACCTTCTTGGACCTGTCATTCAACCGACTGCAGCACTTGACAAATGTTCACTATGCAGTGCAGCATCTCCCAAATCTCCGGTACCTGATTCTCAAAAAAATCGGTTTAACCATCTTCCGGTCTTGGGAACTGACCAACAGCACAGCGGCCTTCGCATACCTGGATCTGTCCCAAAATCACATCAACGTCTTCAGGATTGGCGCAGATGTTTTCCAAAACCTCACGTGGCTCAACATCGGCGGCTCACCAAGAAGAAGCAAGTTGTTGTGGGAGATTGGCGAACCGGCGGCGCTCAGCCGGGTGACCACGCTCGATATCGGCGGGCTTCACTTGGCGCAGAAAGACGCCAGAGCGCTTTTTCAGAGCCTCAACTTCTCGCTGAGCACTCTCCGGATGAACGCCATGAAATGCAACCTCCGAGAACTGCTGGACTTGTCCTGCACCGTCCCGACGCTGACTCGGCTGCAGCTCAGACGCAACAAGCTCCGGCTGCTTGATTCCCGTCTGCTCGAACCCTGCTCCTCCCTCATGCTGGCAGAGTTGGATTTAGCTGACAATGGCATGAAAAAGGTCGCCAACGACTCCTTCAGGGGCCTTCCGGGTCTGAGGAGCTTGACTCTCAGCCAGAACAGTCTCTCGTTGGTCCCACCCGCCATTAGGAATCTGACAAATCTTCTAGAACTGGACCTGAGCTCCAACAACATCAGCTCGCTCACTTGTGAAGACTTTGCAAATCTGGACAAACTCCGAGTGCTCGGCCTTTATCAGAACAAAATATCGGCCGTGAAGGGATGCGCCTTCAAAGATCTGAGCAACCTTCAGGTCCTCAAATTGCAGACCAACCGAATCACAAAACTGAACGGCGCTTTTAAAATGGACTTTCCACATCTTCGACAGCTGAAACTGGATAATAATCAGCTCACGGCTATCGAAAGGGGAGCGTTTGAGGGCTTGAGGTCTCTCCAGAACTTATCAATGCAGAGAAACCAACTCCAAAAACTTGAAAACGGTTCTTTCATCGGTCTGACGATGCTCACCGACATCCTGCTGCAATCCAACGAGCTCCAACAGACGGAGATAAGCGCAGGCGTGTTCAATGATCTGATCAATTTAAGAAGGTTGAGTTTGTTGGACAATCGCATCAATTACAAGAGCAGCTCAGCATTGGCCTCGGGGCCGTTTTCTGGCCTTTCCCGCCTGGAGACCCTGGCCATGGCAGGACAACACAGCCGAGGCCGGTCCCAGCTGCCTCGCAACTTTCTGCAGGGTTTGTCCAGCCTTCAGATTTTCGACACCAGGAACGTCCTTCTTGCTTCCTTGCACCAAGACACCTTCAAGCACACGCCTTCCCTTCGCAAGCTTGACCTCAGCACAAATGAACTGACTGACATCTCGCCCAGGTTGTTTGATCCCATCCAGAACCTGCGCAGCCTCTACATTTCCAAAACCGCTCTTCGCTCGCTAGATTTCCTGAAGGAGGCCAACCTTAGCAAACTGGAGTTCCTACAAGCACGAAAGAACCAGTATTCAGTCATCACAGAGGAGCAAATGAGCTCCCTTCCAGCTCTGCTGTATTTGGATCTTCA
Protein-coding sequences here:
- the tlr22 gene encoding toll-like receptor 22, with the protein product MDLVCTFGAKMKMDVERFRNGPSWWFSFCSVFCLAMNSCTGYVLKDCRISNGNAICSASKLQAVPRYLPAWVKTFDLGVNKISKIRAGDFINHMVLTELDLKRNNISQIEKGAFASLSSLRKLNLNNNRLTQLADIFDGLSNLTELRLTSNVIATVAPSSFKPLTNLTFLDLSFNRLQHLTNVHYAVQHLPNLRYLILKKIGLTIFRSWELTNSTAAFAYLDLSQNHINVFRIGADVFQNLTWLNIGGSPRRSKLLWEIGEPAALSRVTTLDIGGLHLAQKDARALFQSLNFSLSTLRMNAMKCNLRELLDLSCTVPTLTRLQLRRNKLRLLDSRLLEPCSSLMLAELDLADNGMKKVANDSFRGLPGLRSLTLSQNSLSLVPPAIRNLTNLLELDLSSNNISSLTCEDFANLDKLRVLGLYQNKISAVKGCAFKDLSNLQVLKLQTNRITKLNGAFKMDFPHLRQLKLDNNQLTAIERGAFEGLRSLQNLSMQRNQLQKLENGSFIGLTMLTDILLQSNELQQTEISAGVFNDLINLRRLSLLDNRINYKSSSALASGPFSGLSRLETLAMAGQHSRGRSQLPRNFLQGLSSLQIFDTRNVLLASLHQDTFKHTPSLRKLDLSTNELTDISPRLFDPIQNLRSLYISKTALRSLDFLKEANLSKLEFLQARKNQYSVITEEQMSSLPALLYLDLQGNSFLCDCDNTWLLQWLNSSQTQVYDAYNFVCNYPLHLKGTNLLDLDVRSCSVDVEFIYFISTTCAVLLFQLAAFTYHFLRWQLAYAYHLFLALLHKRKYRGRQPACLYDAFVSYNAHDEEWVFRELLPKLEQEQGWKLCLHHRDFEPGKPIMENITEAIYASRKTICVISHKYLESEWCSREIQVASFRLFDEHKDVLILVFLEDIPVWELSPYYRMRKLLKKWTFLSWPRAAQCTDLFWEKLRQALTSRDNAGGELLLLTVEGRK